In Vigna unguiculata cultivar IT97K-499-35 chromosome 3, ASM411807v1, whole genome shotgun sequence, a single genomic region encodes these proteins:
- the LOC114176891 gene encoding ubiquinol oxidase 2, mitochondrial: protein MKFIALSCTVRRALLNGRNCNGLGSTAVMAYAAPETRFLCAGAANGGLFYWRRSMASQAEAKLPEKDKEKAEAEKSVVESSYWGISRPKIMREDGTEWPWNCFMPWETYHSNLSIDLTKHHVPKNFLDKVAYRTVKLLRIPTDLFFQRRYGCRAMMLETVAAVPGMVGGMLLHLRSLRKFQQSGGWIKALMEEAENERMHLMTMVELVKPKWYERLLVIAVQGVFFNAFFVLYILSPKVAHRIVGYLEEEAIHSYTEYLKDIESGAIENVPAPAIAIDYWRLPKDAKLKDVITVIRADEAHHRDVNHFASDIHFQGKELREAPAPIGYH, encoded by the exons ATGAAGTTCATTGCATTGAGTTGTACGGTTCGGCGAGCTCTGCTCAATGGCCGCAACTGCAACGGCCTCGGTTCGACGGCGGTGATGGCATATGCGGCACCGGAAACGAGGTTTCTCTGTGCCGGCGCCGCTAACGGAGGTCTCTTCTACTGGAGGAGGTCGATGGCTTCGCAGGCGGAAGCTAAGTTGCCGGAGAAGGATAAGGAGAAGGCCGAGGCCGAGAAGAGTGTGGTAGAGTCCAGTTATTGGGGGATTTCGAGGCCGAAGATTATGAGAGAGGACGGAACGGAGTGGCCTTGGAACTGCTTCATG CCTTGGGAGACTTATCATTCAAACCTGTCGATAGATCTTACTAAACATCATGTGCCAAAGAATTTTCTGGACAAAGTTGCTTACAGGACCGTGAAACTCCTCAGAATTCCTACAGATTTGTTTTTTCAG AGACGGTATGGTTGCCGCGCAATGATGCTAGAAACAGTTGCAGCTGTACCTGGCATGGTAGGAGGGATGTTGTTGCACCTCAGGTCTCTCCGTAAGTTTCAGCAAAGCGGTGGTTGGATCAAAGCATTGATGGAGGAAGCAGAAAATGAGAGAATGCACCTAATGACTATGGTGGAACTTGTGAAGCCCAAATGGTACGAAAGACTGCTGGTTATTGCTGTACAGGGAGTTTTCTTCAATGCGTTTTTCGTACTTTACATACTCTCCCCCAAGGTGGCTCATAGAATTGTTGGGTACCTTGAGGAGGAGGCTATACATTCTTACACGGAGTATTTAAAGGATATTGAAAGTGGTGCAATCGAAAATGTTCCTGCTCCTGCCATTGCAATAGACTACTGGAGGCTTCCCAAGGATGCCAAATTGAAAGATGTTATAACAGTCATTCGTGCTGACGAGGCTCATCATCGAGATGTGAATCATTTTGCTTCT GATATCCACTTTCAAGGTAAAGAACTGCGGGAAGCACCAGCTCCTATTGGTTATCACTAA
- the LOC114179937 gene encoding alternative oxidase 3, mitochondrial gives MLSRSTMKHTLVRSAARALLGGGRSYYRHAPTAAIVEPTRQHGGGAFGSFYLRRMSTLPDIKDHNSEEKKNEVKDDNTNAVISSYWGISRPKVRREDGTEWPWNCFMPWDTYHSDVSIDVTKHHTPKSLTDKVAFRSVKFLRVLSDLYFKERYGCHAMMLETIAAVPGMVGGMLLHLKSLRKFQHSGGWIKALLEEAENERMHLMTMVELVQPKWHERLLIFTAQGVFFNAFFVFYLLSPKAAHRFVGYLEEEAVISYTQHLEAIESGKVENVPAPAIAIDYWRLPKDATLKDVVTVIRADEAHHRDVNHFASDIHHQGKELRDAPAPIGYH, from the exons ATGCTGTCAAGATCCACCATGAAGCATACTTTAGTAAGGTCAGCGGCACGAGCTCTGCTTGGCGGCGGCCGTAGCTACTACCGCCACGCCCCAACAGCGGCGATCGTGGAGCCGACACGCCAGCATGGCGGCGGCGCGTTTGGAAGCTTCTATTTGCGGAGGATGTCCACTCTTCCAGACATCAAGGATCACAACTCAGAGGAGAAAAAAAACGAGGTCAAAGACGACAACACCAACGCCGTCATTTCCAGTTACTGGGGGATCTCAAGACCCAAGGTCCGCAGGGAGGACGGAACTGAGTGGCCATGGAACTGTTTCATG CCATGGGATACTTACCACTCAGATGTGTCAATAGACGTGACCAAGCATCACACACCGAAGTCGTTAACCGACAAGGTTGCTTTTAGGTCTGTCAAGTTTCTAAGGGTTCTCTCTGATTTATACTTCAAG GAACGGTATGGGTGCCATGCCATGATGCTGGAAACAATTGCAGCGGTTCCAGGAATGGTGGGAGGGATGCTGCTGCACCTGAAGTCTCTGAGGAAGTTTCAGCACTCTGGGGGATGGATCAAGGCATTGCTTGAGGAAGCAGAGAACGAGAGGATGCACCTTATGACGATGGTGGAGCTGGTGCAGCCAAAATGGCACGAGAGGCTTCTGATTTTCACTGCACAGGGCGTTTTCTTCAACGCATTCTTCGTCTTTTACCTCCTCTCACCAAAAGCAGCACACAGGTTCGTTGGTTACTTAGAGGAAGAGGCTGTGATTTCATACACACAACATTTGGAAGCAATTGAGAGTGGCAAAGTTGAAAATGTCCCTGCTCCTGCCATTGCCATCGACTACTGGAGGCTCCCCAAGGATGCAACTCTCAAAGACGTTGTCACTGTGATTCGTGCAGATGAGGCTCACCACAGAGATGTCAACCACTTTGCTTCT GATATTCACCACCAAGGAAAGGAATTAAGAGACGCTCCAGCTCCTATTGGTTACCATTGA